One Salmo salar chromosome ssa01, Ssal_v3.1, whole genome shotgun sequence DNA window includes the following coding sequences:
- the LOC123725531 gene encoding neurofilament medium polypeptide-like, translating into MSYHPVDTIGSPFRRSMDSRTTYGRSTGTPSSGFRSQSWSRASPGSTMTSSYKRSVNMPVARAYSSTLLSSADSVDFNQTNGDYKRSNEKEQLQGLNDRFAGYIDKVHYLEQQNSQIEEEIQTLRQKQVSPSQLGDLYDQELQELRSMLEQIHHDKAQIQLDTDHVEDDIQRIRDRFDEEARIRDETEGIIRALKKDMTDSDLVKSELEKKVQSLHDEIAFIRNNHEEEVSDLFAQVQASQVTMERKDIQKTDITEALREIRTQLEGHSNQNLQQVEDWFMCRYSKLTDAAEENKDAIKSARDEIADYRRQLQSKTVELESVRGTRESLERQLNDIEDRHNSDLSSLQETIHQLDNELKGTKWEMARHLREYQDLLNVKMALDIEIAAYRKLLEGEETHFSTFPYRHNVTSSKKSKYEPPKLKVQHKFVEEIIEETRVEDEKDEMDQDLAEIAQELSAALETEATDEGEDEGEEGGEEAEGEEGEGGEGESEEVVASTEAQVSSSTHAEEEEEDKEGGDVEEEGEKEEEDEKGEEGEGDKEDDTEGGDEGEGEGELEETVLCSKAPESKSSPDKEKGSGGEEETGEGEEEGDDQDEDAGSDKGSKDGDDKDEEDEKKGKDEKEDKTDEKAAVAKTEAPKTEAPKSEAPKVEVQKSEAPKPSKPDSLKAESPKAGSPKSESPKAGSPKHESPKAVTPNLNLQNLAPPNLNPQNLLDPPNLNPQNLLDPPNLNPQNLLDPLKLNPQNLLDPLNLNPQNLLDPLNLNPQNLLDPPTSESPKPAGSPKSESPKPAGSPTSESPKPAGSPKSESPKPAGSPTSESPKPSGSPKSESPKPAGSPTSESPKPAGSPKSESPKPAGSPKSESPKPTGSPKSESPKLGSPKAESPKGEAPKPEAPKSEAPKAAEEKVDKKSDSEEEKKVEKKDAAMNGDVEKTSPEDKDKKDEGGKEAEEKDVISNGVDESPTKDDPDQKDDPKDQNVVITQTVETITTGEDGAKHVTKSVTVTETVKESEDLMQEKTVSSKKMEKHSSQSVKVVTETE; encoded by the exons ATGAGTTACCACCCGGTGGACACGATAGGGAGTCCATTCAGGAGAAGTATGGATAGTAGGACCACCTACGGCCGCTCCACTGGCACCCCCTCCAGCGGGTTCCGTTCTCAGTCCTGGTCCCGGGCAAGCCCAGGCTCCACGATGACCTCCTCCTACAAGAGGAGCGTCAACATGCCGGTAGCCCGAGCGTACAGCTCCACACTCCTCAGCTCCGCCGACAGCGTTGATTTCAATCAAACGAACGGAGACTACAAGCGCTCCAACGAGAAAGAGCAGCTCCAGGGGCTCAACGACCGCTTCGCCGGTTACATCGACAAGGTGCACTACCTGGAGCAGCAGAACAGCCAAATCGAAGAGGAGATCCAGACGCTGCGGCAGAAGCAGGTGTCGCCATCCCAGCTAGGCGATTTATACGACCAGGAACTCCAGGAGCTGCGCTCCATGCTGGAGCAGATTCACCACGATAAAGCGCAGATCCAGCTCGACACGGACCACGTCGAGGATGACATCCAGAGAATTAGGGACCGTTTCGACGAGGAAGCCCGCATCAGGGATGAGACGGAAGGCATCATCCGGGCGTTGAAAAAAGATATGACCGACTCTGATTTGGTGAAGTCAGAGTTGGAGAAGAAAGTTCAGTCACTGCATGACGAGATTGCCTTTATCCGCAACAACCACGAGGAAGAGGTGAGCGACCTGTTCGCCCAGGTGCAGGCGTCGCAGGTGACCATGGAGAGGAAAGACATCCAGAAGACGGACATCACCGAGGCGCTCCGGGAGATCCGCACCCAGCTCGAGGGCCACTCCAACCAGAACCTGCAGCAGGTGGAGGACTGGTTCATGTGCCGCTATTCCAAGCTCACTGATGCTGCGGAAGAAAACAAAGATGCAATCAAGTCCGCCCGTGATGAGATAGCAGACTACCGCCGCCAGCTCCAGTCCAAGACCGTGGAGTTAGAGTCCGTCCGTGGAACCAGGGAGTCACTGGAGAGGCAGTTGAATGACATCGAGGACCGACACAACAGCGACCTGTCCAGCCTGCAG gagaccatccaccagcTGGATAATGAGCTCAAGGGCACGAAGTGGGAGATGGCGCGTCATCTGCGCGAGTACCAGGACCTGCTCAATGTCAAGATGGCCCTGGACATTGAGATAGCTGCATACAG GAAACTCCTAGAAGGTGAAGAGACCCACTTTAGCACTTTCCCTTACCGCCACAACGTCACCTCCTCTAAGAAGTCCAAGTATGAGCCTCCCAAACTGAAAGTCCAGCATAAGTTTGTCGAGGAGATCATCGAGGAGACCAGGGTAGAGGATGAGAAGGATGAGATGGACCAAGACCTGGCTGAGATCGCCCAGGAGCTTTCTGCCGCTCTGGAGACAGAGGCCACAGAtgaaggagaggatgagggagaagagggaggagaagaagcagagggagaagagggagaagggggagagggtgaATCAGAAGAGGTTGTAGCCTCCACTGAAGCCCAAGTTAGCTCCAGCACACatgctgaggaggaagaggaggacaaagAAGGTGGTGAtgtagaggaagagggagaaaaagaagaagaggatgagaaaggagaagagggtgAGGGTGACAAGGAAGATGATACAGAAGGTGGTgatgagggagaaggagagggggaattaGAGGAGACAGTCCTGTGCTCTAAAGCCCCAGAATCAAAGTCCTCTCCTGACAAAGAGAAGGGaagcggaggagaagaggagacaggagagggagaagaggagggagatgatCAAGATGAAGATGCAGGTAGTGACAAAGGATCCAAAGATGGAGATGATAAGGATGAGGAAGATGAGAAGAAAGGAAAGGATGAGAAAGAAGACAAAACAGATGAGAAGGCAGCTGTAGCCAAGACAGAGGCTCCCAAAACAGAAGCCCCCAAGAGTGAGGCCCCAAAAGTTGAGGTCCAGAAATCTGAGGCCCCAAAGCCCTCCAAGCCAGACTCCCTAAAAGCTGAATCCCCAAAGGCTGGGTCCCCCAAGTCTGAGTCACCAAAAGCTGGATCCCCCAAACATGAATCCCCCAAAGCTGTAACCCCAAATCTGAATCTCCAAAACCTGGCTCCCCCAAatctgaatccccaaaacctgctggatcccccaaatctgaatccccaaaacctgctggatcccccaaatctgaatccccaaaacctTCTGGATCCCCtaaaactgaatccccaaaacctgctggatcccctaaatctgaatccccaaaacctgctggatcccctaaatctgaatccccaaaacctgCTGGATCCCCCTACTtctgaatccccaaaacctgctggatcccctaaatctgaatccccaaaacctgctggatcccctacttctgaatccccaaaacctgctggatcccctaaatctgaatccccaaaacctgCTGGATCCCCTACTTCTGAATCCCCAAAACCTTCTGGATCCCCTAAatctgaatccccaaaacctgctggatcccctacttctgaatccccaaaacctgctggatcccctaaatctgaatccccaaaacctgCTG GATCCCCAAAatctgaatccccaaaacctACAGGATCCCCCAAATCTGAATCTCCCAAATTAGGATCCCCCAAGGCAGAGTCCCCTAAGGGTGAGGCCCCCAAACCAGAAGCTCCAAAGTCAGAGGCCCCCAAGGCTGCAGAAGAGAAAGTAGACAAAAAGAGTGAttcagaagaagagaagaaggtaGAAAAGAAAGACGCAGCCATGAACGGAGATGTGGAGAAGACTTCCCCAGAGGACAAGGACAAGAAGGATGAGGGTGGGAAAGAGGCAGAGGAGAAGGATGTTATCTCAAATGGAGTGGACGAGAGCCCCACTAAAGATGACCCCGACCAGAAAGATGATCCAAAGGACCAGAATGTGGTCATCACCCAAACAGTGGAGACCATCACCACTGGAGAGGACGGGGCCAAGCATGTCACCAAATCAGTCACTGTCACCGAGACTGTGAAGGAGTCTGAGGATTTGATGCAGGAGAAGACAGTCTCCAGCAAGAAGATGGAGAAACACTCTTCCCAGTCCGTCAAGGTGGTGACTGAAACTGAGTAA